The Ranitomeya imitator isolate aRanImi1 chromosome 3, aRanImi1.pri, whole genome shotgun sequence genome has a window encoding:
- the LOC138669851 gene encoding uncharacterized protein, with translation MSANEQDCVRALIEMYRSLPCLWKIKSADYSNRYKKKDAYENLVAIYKEHHPTETVDEHIVRKKIQALRTVYKKELNKVEKSLKSGAGTDDVYVPKLWYYDLLAFTRDQEIPRPCQTVTSICAPSPEENLPESPDEHVPLQQRERPEGNDVQSHQSSRSPCLEDQTRPQRPSRKRKSTAGTPVDLLAMANNILSKHAATQLSAFPTLVEERLNKLDVTQRSHAERLMFDVLNAAAAGKLSDTSMLNITERQPSSQFYLGPPQEPMHSTPVRRPGPHHSQFWTPPAPPSFADFSQGPPTSTDRYSEMGTYYQNL, from the exons atgtctgccaatgaacaagactgtgttcgggcactcatagagatgtaccgctccctgccctgcttgtggaagataaagtcggcggattacagcaaccgctacaaaaagaaagatgcgtatgagaacctggtggccatctacaaggagcatcatcccactgagacggtggatgaacacattgtgcgtaaaaaaatccaggctctccgcacagtctacaaaaaagagttgaacaaggtggaaaagtcgctgaagtctggggccggaactgacgacgtctatgtgcccaagttgtggtactatgacctgctggcgttcactcgGGACCAGGAAATTCCTCGTCCGTGCCAGACTGTCACAAGCATATGTGCACCATCGCCTGAAGAGAACCTGCCCGAGTCTCCggacgagcat gtgcctcttcaacagcgggaaagaccagaagggaacgatgtccagtcccatcagtcctccagaagcccgtgtctcgaggatcagacacgtccacagcggccatctcgcaaaagaaagtcgacagcggggacacctgtggatctcctggcaatggctaacaacatcttgtccaagcatgcggcaacccagctctccgcattcccaaccttggttgaggaacggttaaacaaattggacgttacccaacgatctcacgcggagcgattgatgtttgacgttctgaacgcggcagccgctggaaaactgagcgacacatctatgttgaacatcaccgagcgtcagcccagtagccagttttatttgggaccaccacaggagcccatgcacagcactcctgtccgcagaccaggcccacatcattctcagttctggacaccacctgcacctccttcttttgcagacttttcacaagGACCTCCTACGTCCACGGACCGGTACAGCGAGATGGGCACCTACTATCAAAATTTGTAG
- the LOC138669852 gene encoding uncharacterized protein produces the protein MSLSDVPAIVAAALLLEAQNQLEAEARNNRAKRQRRMWTRQWLQKRNQLSHMGLIRELKENNPHDFKNYLRMSEDSFNFLLEAVEPYIRRKNTRMRAAVPVDERLAVTLRFLATGRSMQDLHYCAAISRTLLSVIIPETCKAIISALHQNYMPFPETPDDWKEISRGFHEQWQFPNCGGALDGKHVRITQPPHSGSFYYNYKGYFSVILMALVNANYEFVSVSVGINGRLSDGGVLELTDFGDRLKENKLALPPNSDTTENMNFVFVGDEAFPLHPNLLKPFSQKTLTPERRIFNYRLSRARRVVENAFGIMANRFRVFHTAMNMKLSSIDSVVLACCVLHNFLRRRDATAYSPPQYVDSVDPANGDITQGEWRLDEHRVSGLESLGSGRNNDDATNCREKYCDFFNGPGAVSWQHQQL, from the coding sequence atgtctctttcggatgtacctgcgattgtagcggctgcattgctgttagaagctcagaaccagctggaggctgaagcgcgaaacaatcgtgcaaagcgacagcgccgcatgtggaccagacagtggctgcagaagaggaatcaattgtcccacatgggcctaatcagggaactgaaggagaacaacccgcatgatttcaagAACTACCTGAGAATGTCCGAGGATTCATTTAATTTCCTACTTGAAGCTGTGGAACCTTATATTAGGCGGAAAAATACAaggatgcgagctgctgtccctgtggatgagagactggctgttacgctccggttcctggcgactggaaggtctatgcaagacttgcattactgcgctgcgatttcccgaaccctactcagcgtcataattccggagacatgtaaagcaattatctctgctttacaccaaaattacatgcctttcccggagaccccggatgattggaaagagatttcaaggggatttcatgagcaatggcagttccctaattgcgggggtgccttggatgggaaacatgtccgcatcacccaaccaccacactccggctccttttattataactataagggttatttcagcgtaattctgatggccctcgttaatgcgaactacgaatttgtaagtgtgtctgtagggatcaacgggagattatctgatggcggagttttggagctaaccgattttggggaccgcttgaaagaaaacaaactggccttgcctcccaacagtgacactactgaaaacatgaactttgtgtttgtcggagatgaggcgttcccactgcatcccaaccttttgaagccattctcccagaaaactctgacacctgagcggcgcatatttaattaccggctttcgagagctagacgcgttgtggagaatgcgtttggaatcatggcaaaccgatttcgtgttttccacactgcaatgaacatgaaactatcgtctatagactctgtggttcttgcttgttgcgtcctccacaactttttgcgccgccgtgatgccactgcatacagccctccacagtatgtagactctgttgaccctgcaaacggggatataacccagggagaatggcgtctagatgagcacagggtttctggcctggaaagtctgggatccggaaggaacaatgatgacgcgacaaattgcagggaaaaatactgtgactttttcaatggtccaggggctgtctcatggcagcaccaacaattgtag